Proteins co-encoded in one Stutzerimonas stutzeri genomic window:
- the recX gene encoding recombination regulator RecX, which yields MPVVLDSPAAVRRAAMDLLARREHGRFELSRKLRSRGAAAEIIDPVLDRLAEEGLLSESRYLESFVRMRANAGYGPLRIREELSQRGLARDDIEQALRDSGFDWRQQLQDVWQRKFAGELPSDQREKARQARFLSYRGYPLDMIGRLLRGGSVD from the coding sequence ATGCCGGTCGTGCTCGATAGTCCCGCCGCGGTGCGGCGGGCGGCCATGGATCTGCTGGCTCGCCGCGAGCATGGTCGCTTCGAGCTGAGCCGTAAGCTGCGTTCGCGCGGCGCTGCAGCGGAAATCATCGATCCCGTGCTGGATCGGCTGGCCGAGGAAGGACTTCTCAGCGAATCACGCTATCTGGAGAGCTTCGTGCGTATGCGCGCCAACGCGGGGTACGGCCCCTTGCGCATTCGTGAGGAGCTGTCCCAGCGAGGCCTGGCCCGCGACGATATCGAGCAGGCGCTGCGTGATAGCGGCTTCGATTGGCGTCAGCAGCTACAGGATGTCTGGCAGCGCAAGTTTGCCGGTGAGCTGCCGAGCGACCAGCGAGAAAAGGCTCGGCAAGCACGCTTTCTCAGCTATCGCGGTTACCCGTTGGACATGATCGGCCGGCTGCTGCGAGGCGGCTCGGTCGATTGA
- a CDS encoding TIGR00730 family Rossman fold protein, producing the protein MPFDPDDYLSRHFSTSGTELSKKLDELVALVVPPTSQNLPLYREMLVTVMRMAQADRSRWDAKILLQTMREMEHAFSRLDQFKRRRKVTVFGSARTPVEHPLYGLARELGETLARYDLMVITGAGGGIMAAAHEGAGTDNSIGLNITLPFEQHANSTVDGTDHLLSFHFFFVRKLFFIKEADALVLCPGGFGTLDETLEVLTLIQTGKSPLVPVVLLDEPNGSFWADALSFMQRQLVDNRYILPTDMRLMRLVDNAEDAAAEIDRFYSNFHSSRWLKDRFIMRMNHRLTDAALERLNTDFADLCLKDQFEQQACCELAVDEPELQQLPRLSFVFNGRDHGRLRELTDFINESQHWAR; encoded by the coding sequence ATGCCGTTCGATCCGGACGACTATCTATCGCGGCACTTCAGCACCAGCGGTACGGAGCTGTCGAAGAAGCTCGACGAGCTCGTAGCGCTGGTCGTTCCGCCCACCAGTCAGAACCTGCCGCTCTATCGTGAGATGTTGGTCACCGTCATGCGTATGGCCCAGGCGGATCGAAGCCGCTGGGACGCCAAAATACTGCTGCAAACCATGCGGGAGATGGAGCACGCCTTCAGTCGACTGGACCAGTTCAAACGGCGCCGCAAGGTGACGGTTTTCGGCTCGGCACGTACGCCAGTGGAACATCCGCTCTATGGCCTGGCGCGCGAACTTGGCGAAACGCTGGCACGCTACGACCTGATGGTCATCACCGGCGCCGGGGGCGGCATCATGGCCGCCGCACACGAAGGGGCCGGCACCGACAATAGCATCGGCCTGAATATCACCCTGCCCTTCGAGCAGCATGCCAACTCAACGGTAGATGGCACCGATCATTTGCTGTCCTTCCACTTCTTCTTCGTGCGCAAGCTGTTCTTCATCAAAGAAGCCGACGCGCTGGTGCTGTGCCCGGGAGGCTTTGGCACGCTGGACGAAACCCTGGAAGTACTCACCCTCATACAGACCGGCAAAAGCCCTCTGGTACCGGTCGTGTTGCTGGATGAGCCCAACGGCTCGTTCTGGGCGGATGCGCTGAGCTTCATGCAGCGCCAGCTCGTAGACAATCGCTACATCCTGCCCACCGACATGCGCCTGATGCGCTTGGTGGACAACGCCGAAGACGCCGCCGCGGAGATCGACAGGTTCTACAGCAACTTTCACTCAAGCCGCTGGCTGAAGGACCGCTTCATCATGCGCATGAACCACCGGCTGACCGATGCGGCGCTGGAAAGGCTCAACACCGATTTTGCCGATCTGTGCCTGAAAGACCAGTTCGAACAACAAGCCTGTTGCGAACTGGCGGTGGACGAGCCGGAGCTGCAGCAACTGCCGCGGCTGAGCTTCGTGTTCAATGGACGCGATCACGGTCGGCTGCGAGAACTCACCGATTTCATCAATGAATCCCAGCACTGGGCGCGATAG
- a CDS encoding MBL fold metallo-hydrolase RNA specificity domain-containing protein codes for MALLSFLGATRQVTGSCYLLETHGGARVLLDCGMYQGRRAEEEGNRAGFSFDPKTLDAVVLSHAHIDHSGLLPKLVAAGFTGPIHATEATCKLVELMLLDSANIQEKDAEWENKWRARLGKPAIKPLYTRVDTERMLGQRQAHGYNQAIEVAPGVTVTFFDAGHILGSAIVQLDVVDFERTRRLVFSGDLGNTCSPLMHRPTPLREADVVLMESTYGDRDHRDHQATIEELAEILQQAHRDGGNVLMPSFAVGRTQDLIYYLGLLYQQGRVPQQMVFLDSPMAIGANAIYSLFHEQLDIPPGFPDSGGKNSIEKWLPIFRTTPTPEESMAINRFKSGAIIIAGSGMCTGGRILHHFKHNLWRKECHLVIPGFQASGTLGRAIVDGATTVKLMHQRIAVNAQVHTLGGFSAHAGQSQLIEWASHFQPRPELYLVHGELEKMQTLQQALNKRLGWAARIPEPGDRIAL; via the coding sequence ATGGCTTTGCTCAGTTTTCTCGGTGCAACTCGACAGGTCACCGGTTCGTGCTACTTGCTCGAAACCCATGGCGGGGCACGCGTACTGCTCGACTGCGGCATGTATCAAGGGCGACGCGCAGAGGAGGAAGGCAATCGGGCAGGTTTCAGCTTCGACCCCAAAACCCTCGACGCGGTTGTACTGTCCCATGCGCATATCGACCACAGCGGCTTGCTGCCCAAGCTGGTGGCGGCAGGCTTCACCGGGCCGATCCACGCCACCGAAGCAACCTGCAAACTGGTCGAGCTGATGTTGCTCGACTCGGCCAACATCCAGGAAAAGGACGCCGAGTGGGAGAACAAGTGGCGCGCGCGCCTGGGTAAGCCGGCGATCAAGCCCCTCTACACCCGAGTCGATACCGAGCGCATGCTCGGTCAGCGCCAGGCACACGGCTACAACCAAGCCATCGAAGTCGCGCCCGGCGTCACCGTGACCTTCTTCGATGCCGGGCACATCCTCGGCTCGGCTATCGTCCAGCTGGATGTCGTAGACTTTGAACGCACCCGCCGCCTAGTGTTCTCCGGCGACCTCGGCAACACCTGTTCGCCGCTGATGCATCGCCCCACCCCGCTGCGCGAAGCTGACGTGGTCCTGATGGAGTCCACCTACGGTGATCGCGATCACCGCGACCATCAGGCGACGATCGAGGAGCTCGCCGAAATCCTCCAGCAGGCGCATCGTGACGGTGGCAACGTGCTGATGCCGTCATTCGCGGTCGGTCGCACCCAGGACCTGATCTATTACCTCGGCCTTCTCTATCAGCAAGGGCGGGTTCCCCAGCAGATGGTGTTCCTCGACAGCCCAATGGCCATCGGAGCCAACGCGATCTACTCGCTGTTTCATGAGCAACTGGACATCCCGCCCGGATTTCCAGATAGCGGCGGCAAGAACAGCATCGAAAAGTGGCTGCCGATCTTTCGCACCACCCCGACGCCCGAAGAGTCGATGGCGATCAATCGCTTCAAGAGCGGCGCCATCATCATCGCGGGCAGCGGCATGTGCACCGGTGGCCGCATACTTCATCACTTCAAGCACAACCTCTGGCGCAAGGAGTGTCACCTGGTCATTCCCGGCTTCCAGGCCAGCGGCACCCTGGGCCGAGCGATCGTCGATGGCGCGACCACGGTCAAGCTGATGCATCAGCGAATCGCCGTCAACGCGCAGGTTCATACCCTCGGTGGTTTCTCGGCGCATGCGGGGCAATCACAGCTGATCGAATGGGCAAGCCACTTCCAGCCGCGACCGGAGCTCTACCTCGTGCACGGCGAGCTGGAAAAGATGCAAACACTGCAGCAGGCGCTGAATAAGCGTCTCGGTTGGGCGGCCAGGATTCCGGAACCTGGCGACCGCATCGCCCTCTGA
- a CDS encoding xylulose 5-phosphate 3-epimerase has translation MTQLLPSLAELDNHAETQPEFARWRAGYGPFVHAPETQAAVFRLAHQLVQAELQPDLAGVYRLLQAIDRLGSAGLWLVVHMTYARRARLDGSALAAEDFKRAPEGHTGGSLNMVPAYAGYLALNALTGSTRGWLMGQGHCVAAIEALNLLTDNQTAEQAQVYGDGEAGINRLLEDFYGYHQAADGRPSAPLGSHVNAHTGGGMAEGGYLGFAELQYSHLPLPGETLVAFLSDGAAEEQRGSDWMPRWWRAEDCGVALPVMIANGRRIEQRTQLGTHEGLEGFRQHLSRCGFDPITFDGRDPAAFVCVLWEMEQRHARRIEEKQRGILSYPLPIPYGIAETVKGFGFYGAGSNAAHNLPLPGNPRIDEASRELFNTHASALFVPREALDAARALLRETRRGRPAERDNPLAARRPAEPVVPALKYRDEACSPMTAVDEFFTELTRANPPLRPRVGNPDELASNRLGGVLAALKHRVVEPESQLEAVDGKIITALNEEAVVSACLANQAGLNLVASYEAFCLKMLGAIRQTLIFARQQKEVGRPAGWLGWPVIATSHTWENGKNQQSHQDTSFCEALLGEMNDMVRVLFPADHNSALALLPAIYRARGTLACMVMPKRERPAVFTQDQAEQLARDGAIVVEERLGNDAVLLIANGSYQLTEMQRAAVRLKEAGLAYRLVYLQEPGRFRAPRDRWEIDALAADGVAERLFPERMELRVLLTHMRPEVARGHLWPILPDARRNSVLGYRNRGGTLDVEGMQFANRASWANVLAACARLLDVPRTALLKPDEAAAVAGKGDPRVLR, from the coding sequence ATGACCCAGTTACTGCCCAGTCTTGCCGAACTGGACAATCACGCCGAGACGCAGCCCGAGTTCGCCCGTTGGCGTGCCGGATATGGCCCGTTCGTTCATGCGCCGGAAACCCAGGCCGCGGTCTTCCGCCTGGCGCATCAGCTGGTGCAGGCGGAGCTGCAACCGGATCTGGCCGGCGTCTATCGCCTGCTGCAGGCCATCGATCGGCTGGGTTCGGCAGGGCTCTGGCTGGTCGTGCACATGACCTATGCCCGCCGCGCCCGGCTCGATGGCTCGGCGCTCGCTGCCGAAGATTTCAAGCGTGCACCCGAGGGGCACACCGGAGGTTCGCTGAACATGGTCCCGGCCTATGCCGGCTATCTCGCGCTGAACGCCCTGACTGGCAGTACGCGCGGGTGGTTGATGGGGCAGGGCCATTGCGTGGCGGCGATCGAAGCGTTGAACCTGCTTACCGACAACCAGACTGCCGAGCAGGCACAGGTTTACGGTGACGGAGAAGCAGGAATCAATCGACTCCTGGAGGATTTCTATGGCTATCACCAGGCTGCCGACGGAAGACCGTCCGCGCCACTGGGTAGCCATGTCAACGCGCATACCGGCGGTGGAATGGCCGAGGGCGGCTATCTCGGCTTCGCAGAACTGCAGTACAGCCACTTGCCGTTGCCGGGCGAGACGCTGGTGGCGTTCCTGTCCGACGGCGCCGCTGAGGAGCAGCGTGGCAGTGATTGGATGCCGCGCTGGTGGCGTGCCGAGGACTGCGGCGTGGCGCTTCCGGTCATGATCGCCAACGGACGGCGTATCGAGCAGCGGACCCAGCTCGGCACGCATGAAGGACTCGAGGGGTTCCGCCAGCATCTGAGCCGCTGCGGCTTCGATCCGATCACCTTCGATGGTCGAGATCCGGCGGCCTTCGTCTGTGTGCTGTGGGAAATGGAACAGCGTCATGCTCGCCGTATCGAGGAGAAGCAGCGCGGCATTCTCAGCTATCCGCTGCCGATCCCCTATGGCATTGCCGAGACGGTCAAGGGCTTCGGCTTCTACGGCGCGGGCAGCAATGCCGCACACAACCTGCCCTTGCCCGGGAATCCGCGTATCGACGAGGCTTCACGTGAGCTGTTCAACACCCACGCCAGTGCGCTGTTCGTGCCCCGGGAGGCGCTCGACGCGGCCCGCGCGCTGTTGCGAGAGACTCGTCGCGGACGCCCGGCGGAGCGTGACAATCCACTGGCGGCGCGGCGTCCCGCGGAGCCGGTCGTCCCGGCCCTCAAGTATCGGGACGAGGCCTGCTCGCCGATGACGGCGGTGGATGAGTTTTTCACCGAGCTGACCCGGGCCAACCCGCCACTGCGCCCACGAGTAGGCAATCCTGACGAGCTGGCGAGCAACCGTCTTGGTGGTGTGCTCGCAGCGCTCAAGCACCGTGTGGTCGAGCCGGAAAGCCAGCTCGAAGCGGTAGACGGCAAGATCATCACAGCCCTGAACGAAGAAGCGGTGGTCTCGGCATGCCTGGCCAATCAGGCTGGATTGAATCTGGTCGCCAGCTACGAAGCCTTCTGCTTGAAGATGCTCGGCGCCATCCGTCAGACACTCATCTTCGCGCGCCAACAGAAAGAGGTCGGGCGTCCAGCTGGCTGGCTCGGCTGGCCGGTCATTGCCACCTCACACACCTGGGAGAACGGCAAGAACCAGCAGTCGCATCAGGACACCAGCTTCTGCGAAGCATTGCTGGGCGAGATGAACGACATGGTCAGGGTGCTGTTTCCCGCCGACCATAACAGCGCGTTGGCGCTGCTGCCCGCGATCTATCGAGCGCGCGGCACCTTGGCGTGCATGGTCATGCCCAAGCGTGAGCGCCCTGCGGTATTCACTCAGGACCAGGCCGAGCAATTGGCTCGGGACGGGGCGATCGTCGTTGAGGAGCGCCTCGGCAACGATGCCGTTCTACTGATCGCCAACGGCAGCTATCAGTTGACCGAGATGCAGCGTGCGGCGGTGCGCTTGAAGGAAGCGGGCCTGGCCTATCGGCTGGTCTATCTGCAAGAACCAGGGCGTTTTCGGGCGCCGCGTGACCGTTGGGAGATCGATGCGCTCGCCGCCGATGGCGTGGCGGAGCGGCTGTTCCCGGAACGGATGGAGTTGCGCGTGTTGCTGACCCACATGCGGCCCGAGGTGGCCCGTGGACATCTCTGGCCCATCCTGCCGGACGCACGGCGCAACTCGGTGCTGGGTTATCGCAACCGTGGCGGCACGCTGGACGTAGAGGGCATGCAGTTCGCCAACCGTGCATCCTGGGCAAACGTCTTGGCGGCCTGTGCTCGCCTGCTCGATGTGCCGCGTACCGCGCTGCTCAAGCCGGACGAAGCCGCCGCGGTGGCCGGTAAGGGTGATCCGCGGGTGTTGCGCTAG
- a CDS encoding PA3611 family quorum-sensing-regulated virulence factor → MHRLTKVFTLCLALPFAHAASAQDSTLGPLLEKVARESSVGTPRAINSDLLDEGYSVDGNELVNHLSVQPRHAAQMRDNPKQVRTQLAASVCNNDGLRQLMSQGAVLRFEFSEYQSKKPITTERYRASDC, encoded by the coding sequence ATGCACCGTCTTACTAAAGTGTTCACGCTCTGCCTCGCCCTGCCGTTTGCTCACGCCGCTTCGGCGCAGGATTCGACACTCGGCCCTCTGCTGGAGAAGGTTGCCCGCGAAAGTAGCGTAGGCACACCGCGCGCGATCAACTCTGACCTGCTCGACGAAGGCTACAGCGTCGACGGCAACGAGCTGGTCAATCACCTGAGCGTACAACCCCGCCATGCCGCGCAAATGCGCGACAACCCCAAGCAGGTCCGCACGCAGCTGGCGGCAAGCGTCTGCAACAATGATGGTCTGCGCCAGCTCATGAGTCAGGGTGCGGTGCTGCGCTTCGAGTTCAGCGAGTACCAGAGCAAGAAGCCGATCACCACCGAGCGGTACCGCGCCAGCGATTGCTGA
- a CDS encoding tRNA-uridine aminocarboxypropyltransferase gives MPHAVARLRDERLARSAKPFVARGSRTPRCARCRVPRSHCLCEWRPLVTAHSAVCLIMHDIEPLKPSNTGWLIADIVDDTHAFTWQRTGVEPALLELLADPRYQPVVVFPGEYAEPERVVAEVKPPVGKRPLFILLDATWTEARKMFRKSPYLNRLPVLSLQAEVLSRYRLRRSTRSEHLCTAEVAALCLAMAGDTPAAEALDTWLDAFTDHYLAAKHHRSPDLGDATHRALAALRRPS, from the coding sequence ATGCCACATGCCGTAGCCCGCTTGCGTGACGAGCGCCTGGCCCGCAGTGCCAAACCCTTTGTCGCCAGAGGCTCGCGCACGCCCCGTTGTGCACGCTGCCGTGTCCCTCGCAGCCACTGCCTGTGCGAATGGCGGCCGCTGGTAACGGCACACAGTGCGGTCTGCCTGATCATGCACGACATCGAGCCACTGAAGCCGAGCAACACCGGTTGGCTGATCGCGGACATCGTCGACGACACGCATGCATTTACCTGGCAGCGGACTGGCGTCGAGCCGGCGTTGCTGGAATTGCTTGCCGACCCCCGCTATCAGCCGGTGGTGGTGTTTCCGGGCGAATACGCCGAACCCGAGCGGGTGGTCGCTGAGGTGAAGCCTCCGGTGGGCAAGCGGCCGCTATTCATCCTGCTCGATGCGACCTGGACCGAGGCGCGAAAGATGTTTCGCAAGAGTCCCTACCTGAATCGCTTACCGGTCCTCAGCCTGCAGGCCGAGGTGCTGTCGCGGTATCGCCTGCGCCGCTCGACTCGCAGCGAGCACCTGTGTACTGCGGAAGTGGCGGCGCTGTGCCTCGCCATGGCCGGTGATACGCCGGCCGCCGAGGCGCTGGATACCTGGCTGGACGCGTTCACCGACCATTATCTGGCCGCCAAGCACCACCGTAGTCCTGATCTGGGCGATGCCACCCACCGGGCGCTGGCGGCGCTGCGTCGGCCGTCGTAG
- a CDS encoding DMT family transporter: MRNQALRADFLMLITAMIWGSAFVAQRVGMDNIGPLLFTGLRFALGALVLLPLLIYQGRGAAKHEPFLQRGLLLGGVCMGLALTLGINLQQVGLLFTSVTNSGFITGLYVIVVPLLGLVIGQRTGMGTWLGAILAVAGMAMLSIDENFQVASGDWIQLAGAFVWGVHVLLVSFFVGRHDAIRLAFLQFVTCAVVSLALGVFFEEFSLEGIRLAAPALIYGGLFAVGVGYTLQVVAQKHAIASHAAIILSLEAVFAAIAGALFLDENLSLRGYAGCALMFIGMLAAQLWPRKVSPVVADTEIPQTARH; this comes from the coding sequence ATGCGTAACCAAGCCCTTCGCGCCGATTTCCTGATGCTTATTACGGCCATGATCTGGGGAAGCGCTTTTGTCGCACAGCGCGTCGGCATGGATAACATCGGCCCGCTGCTGTTCACCGGCTTGCGCTTCGCCTTGGGTGCACTGGTGCTGCTGCCGCTGTTGATCTATCAGGGCCGGGGAGCAGCCAAGCACGAGCCCTTCCTGCAACGAGGCTTGTTGCTCGGTGGCGTTTGCATGGGGCTGGCGCTGACGCTGGGCATCAATCTGCAGCAGGTCGGCCTGCTGTTCACCAGCGTCACCAATTCGGGCTTCATTACCGGCCTGTACGTGATCGTCGTGCCGCTGCTAGGGCTGGTTATCGGCCAGAGGACCGGTATGGGCACCTGGCTCGGCGCAATCCTGGCGGTGGCCGGCATGGCGATGCTCAGCATCGACGAGAACTTTCAGGTCGCCTCTGGAGATTGGATACAGCTGGCCGGTGCGTTCGTGTGGGGTGTGCATGTGTTGCTGGTGAGTTTCTTCGTCGGTCGGCACGACGCAATCCGCCTGGCCTTTTTGCAATTCGTCACCTGCGCGGTTGTCAGCCTGGCGCTAGGCGTGTTCTTCGAAGAGTTCAGCCTGGAGGGCATCCGCTTGGCAGCCCCGGCACTGATCTATGGCGGCCTGTTCGCGGTGGGCGTGGGTTACACGTTGCAGGTGGTGGCCCAGAAACACGCCATCGCTTCCCACGCGGCCATCATTCTCTCGCTCGAGGCGGTGTTCGCGGCCATCGCTGGCGCGCTGTTTCTGGATGAGAATCTCAGCTTGCGAGGCTATGCCGGCTGCGCACTGATGTTCATCGGCATGCTCGCCGCACAGCTCTGGCCGCGCAAGGTGTCGCCGGTGGTGGCCGATACCGAGATTCCGCAAACCGCCCGGCATTGA
- the erdR gene encoding response regulator transcription factor ErdR has protein sequence MAAYEILIADDHPLFRSALQQALTLGLGDDVRLSEAASIADLEAQLTRTSAWDLVLLDLNMPGAYGFSGLVLLRGQYPQLPVVMISAQEDAAVVARSREFGASGFIPKSSSLEVIQQAVRVVLDGDVWWPSNIQDVAYVSPEAKAASEGLASLTPQQFRVLTMVCDGLLNKQIAYELNVSEATIKAHVTAIFRKLGVRTRTQAALLLQQMGSIPSS, from the coding sequence ATGGCTGCTTACGAAATCCTTATCGCCGACGATCACCCGCTGTTTCGTAGTGCCCTTCAGCAAGCGCTGACGCTTGGCTTGGGCGACGACGTGAGGTTGTCCGAAGCGGCCAGCATCGCTGACTTGGAAGCTCAGCTGACCCGTACCTCGGCGTGGGATCTGGTACTGCTGGATCTGAACATGCCGGGTGCTTATGGTTTTTCCGGACTGGTCTTGCTGCGTGGTCAGTATCCCCAACTGCCCGTGGTGATGATTTCTGCTCAGGAGGATGCGGCGGTTGTGGCGCGCTCCCGGGAGTTCGGCGCCAGCGGTTTCATCCCCAAGTCCAGCTCGCTGGAAGTCATTCAGCAGGCCGTGCGTGTCGTGCTCGATGGTGACGTGTGGTGGCCGAGCAATATCCAGGACGTCGCTTACGTAAGCCCCGAAGCCAAGGCGGCCAGTGAAGGGCTTGCCAGTCTCACGCCGCAACAGTTCCGGGTGCTGACGATGGTTTGCGACGGCTTGCTGAACAAGCAGATCGCCTACGAGCTGAACGTCTCCGAGGCGACCATCAAGGCCCACGTCACAGCAATCTTCCGCAAATTGGGCGTCCGCACGCGGACCCAGGCGGCGCTGCTGCTCCAGCAGATGGGCTCGATCCCCAGCAGCTGA
- a CDS encoding LysR family transcriptional regulator — protein sequence MHFTLRQLEVFVSVARQESVSRAAQSLALSQSATSTSLAELERQSGCLLFDRAGKRLWLNALGRQLLPQAVSLLDQAKAIEDLLAGKTGFGSLDVGATLTVGNYLATLLIGSFMQRHPDCRVKLHVQNTAHIVQQIAQHELDLGLIEGDCQHPDIEVLPWVEDELVVFCAPQHALAQRRQVSLEELSREAWILREQGSGTRLTFDHAMRHHPAKLNIRLELEHTEAIKRAVESGLGIGCISRLALRDAFRRRSLVAVETPELDLTRQFYFIWHSQKYQTAAMREFIEQCRALTAGIRRSDEIVLPTIA from the coding sequence ATGCATTTTACGCTGCGTCAGTTGGAAGTGTTCGTCTCCGTTGCTCGCCAGGAAAGCGTGTCTCGCGCCGCGCAGAGCCTGGCGTTGTCCCAATCGGCGACCAGTACATCGTTGGCCGAGTTGGAGCGCCAATCGGGATGTCTGTTGTTCGACCGCGCCGGCAAACGGCTATGGTTGAACGCGCTGGGCCGCCAACTGCTACCGCAAGCGGTCAGCCTGCTCGACCAGGCCAAGGCCATCGAAGATTTGCTCGCGGGCAAGACCGGCTTCGGCTCCCTTGATGTCGGCGCGACGCTGACCGTCGGCAATTACCTGGCCACCCTGCTGATCGGGAGCTTCATGCAGCGCCATCCTGACTGCCGGGTGAAGCTGCACGTGCAGAACACCGCGCATATTGTCCAGCAGATCGCGCAGCACGAACTTGATCTGGGTCTGATCGAAGGCGACTGCCAGCATCCCGATATCGAGGTACTGCCTTGGGTCGAGGATGAACTGGTGGTGTTCTGCGCCCCGCAACATGCATTGGCGCAACGTCGCCAGGTGAGCCTGGAGGAGCTCTCGCGAGAAGCCTGGATACTTCGTGAGCAGGGCTCCGGGACGCGCCTGACGTTCGATCACGCCATGCGTCATCATCCCGCCAAGCTCAATATCCGGCTCGAACTGGAGCATACCGAGGCCATCAAGCGAGCTGTCGAATCAGGACTGGGGATTGGTTGCATTTCGCGCCTGGCATTGCGCGATGCGTTCCGCCGACGCAGCCTGGTTGCGGTGGAAACCCCCGAACTGGACCTGACCCGGCAGTTTTATTTCATCTGGCATTCGCAGAAGTATCAGACCGCAGCGATGCGCGAATTCATCGAGCAATGCCGGGCACTGACCGCCGGGATCCGTCGCAGCGACGAGATCGTGCTGCCCACCATCGCCTGA
- the fpr gene encoding ferredoxin-NADP reductase, whose protein sequence is MSNLNVERVLSVHHWNDTLFSFKTTRNPGLRFENGQFVMIGLEVEGRPLMRAYSIASPNYEEHLEFFSIKVPDGPLTSRLQHLKEGDSLMISRKPTGTLVLGDLLPGKHLYLLSTGTGLAPFMSVIQDPETYERFEKVVLVHGVRYVNEVAYREFITGHLPQNEFFGEALKEKLIYYPTVTREPFENQGRLTDLMRSGKLFSDIGLPPINPEDDRAMICGSPSMLAETSEVLDSFGLKASPRMGDPGHYLIERAFVEK, encoded by the coding sequence ATGAGCAACCTGAACGTCGAGCGAGTCCTCAGTGTTCACCACTGGAATGACACGTTGTTCAGCTTCAAGACCACCCGTAATCCGGGGTTGCGCTTTGAAAACGGCCAGTTCGTGATGATCGGCCTCGAAGTCGAAGGCCGGCCGCTGATGCGCGCGTACAGTATCGCCAGCCCCAATTACGAAGAGCACCTGGAGTTCTTCAGCATCAAGGTGCCTGATGGCCCGTTGACCTCGCGTTTGCAGCATCTCAAGGAAGGCGACTCGCTGATGATCAGTCGCAAGCCGACCGGCACTCTGGTGCTGGGCGACCTCCTGCCGGGCAAGCATCTTTACCTGCTAAGTACCGGCACCGGTCTGGCGCCGTTCATGAGCGTGATTCAGGACCCTGAAACCTACGAGCGGTTCGAGAAGGTCGTGCTGGTCCATGGCGTGCGTTATGTCAACGAGGTGGCTTATCGGGAGTTCATCACCGGGCACCTTCCGCAGAATGAATTCTTCGGCGAGGCTTTGAAGGAAAAGCTGATTTACTACCCGACGGTCACCCGCGAACCTTTCGAAAACCAGGGCCGGCTGACCGACCTGATGCGTAGTGGCAAGCTGTTCAGCGATATCGGCCTACCGCCGATCAATCCAGAAGATGATCGCGCGATGATCTGCGGCAGTCCGAGCATGCTGGCCGAGACCAGCGAGGTGCTGGACAGTTTCGGTCTCAAGGCTTCGCCGCGTATGGGCGATCCCGGGCATTATCTGATCGAGCGCGCCTTCGTCGAGAAGTAA
- a CDS encoding YchJ family protein, whose protein sequence is MTSQAPRHEASCPCGSGDPLGECCGRYHQGLPAPSAEQLMRSRYSAYVLGLIDYLKATTLPIQQASLDLQAMQAWSASSVWLGLEVEDSELLGGQPEHARVSFTARWHDQDGEHAQHERSAFVQHDGRWYFIDPTVPLKSGRNDPCPCGSGQKFKKCCAAYL, encoded by the coding sequence ATGACCTCACAGGCCCCTCGACACGAGGCAAGTTGCCCATGCGGCAGCGGCGATCCACTGGGCGAATGCTGCGGGCGCTACCACCAGGGGCTACCAGCACCAAGCGCGGAACAGTTGATGCGGTCCCGCTACAGTGCCTATGTACTTGGCCTGATCGACTATCTCAAAGCCACGACCTTGCCCATCCAACAAGCATCGCTTGACCTGCAAGCCATGCAGGCGTGGAGCGCCAGCAGCGTGTGGCTGGGCCTCGAGGTCGAAGACAGCGAGCTACTCGGCGGCCAGCCCGAGCATGCACGGGTCAGCTTCACCGCACGCTGGCACGACCAGGACGGCGAGCATGCCCAGCATGAGCGATCGGCCTTCGTGCAGCACGACGGACGATGGTATTTCATCGATCCGACCGTGCCACTGAAGTCCGGCCGTAACGATCCCTGCCCATGCGGAAGTGGCCAGAAATTCAAGAAATGTTGCGCCGCCTATCTCTAA